A window of the Phragmites australis chromosome 20, lpPhrAust1.1, whole genome shotgun sequence genome harbors these coding sequences:
- the LOC133902449 gene encoding homeobox-leucine zipper protein HOX25-like, whose translation MDSGRLMVSSAAPLCAASGGGRQARLFGGSGGDGFLGGAPVVEACSEDGRRKRAFQMMAHEELQLQLELDEDELHGAPERRKRRLTAEQVRALELSFEEEKRKLEPERKSELARRLGIAPRQVAVWFQNRRARWKVKKLEDDFGRLRAAHDELLAGRDALLADNDRLRSQVISLTEKLQGKESAAAASQPVEEPNAVSEATDAAAIQAATVYVQLIKDDQLRTETTGAVVPVAALGSTGGRTNDSPESYFAGARSPPSSSDGDEECAFFLPDAMLVAAAEDVHGHGRAEEDGAQPYSWEWFWN comes from the exons ATGGACTCCGGCCGCCTCATGGTCAGCTCCGCGGCGCCACTATGCGCTGCCAGCGGTGGCGGCAGGCAGGCGCGTCTCTtcggtggcagcggcggcgatggcTTCCTTGGAG GAGCGCCGGTGGTTGAGGCCTGTTCGGAGGACGGTCGGCGCAAGCGGGCGTTCCAGATGATGGCACACGAGGAGCTGCAACTCCAGCTCGAGCTGGACGAAGACGAGCTGCATGGGGCGCCGGAGAGGAGGAAGCGTCGGCTGACGGCGGAGCAAGTGCGGGCGCTTGAGCTGAGCTTTGAGGAGGAGAAACGGAAGCTGGAGCCGGAGCGGAAGAGCGAGCTGGCGCGGCGACTGGGGATCGCGCCGCGGCAGGTGGCCGTGTGGTTCCAGAACCGCCGAGCGCGGTGGAAGGTCAAGAAACTGGAAGATGACTTCGGCCGCCTCAGGGCCGCCCACGACGAGCTGCTTGCCGGCCGCGACGCGCTCCTCGCTGACAACGACCGCCTCCGGTCACAG GTGATCTCATTAACTGAGAAACTGCAAGGCAAGGAGTCGGCGGCAGCGGCGTCACAGCCGGTGGAGGAGCCAAACGCGGTGTCAGAAGCCACAGACGCCGCTGCCATACAGGCAGCGACGGTATACGTTCAGCTCATCAAAGACGACCAACTCCGCACCGAGACCACCGGCGCCGTGGTGCCGGTGGCGGCGCTAGGCTCTACCGGGGGACGAACCAACGACAGCCCCGAGTCCTACTTCGCCGGCGCGCGCTCACCTCCATCGTCATCGGATGGCGATGAGGAGTGCGCCTTCTTCCTCCCCGACGCCATGCTCGTCGCGGCCGCGGAGGACGTGCATGGCCATGGGCGCGCTGAAGAGGACGGAGCGCAGCCCTACAGCTGGGAGTGGTTCTGGAACTGA